Proteins encoded together in one Staphylococcus aureus window:
- a CDS encoding iron-hydroxamate ABC transporter substrate-binding protein, which translates to MKRLIGILLCNLFILTACSASVDKTSNSTKTTDYKIENGETLKVPEKPKRVAVLTGFYVGDFIKLGIKPIAVSDITKDSSILKPYLKGVDYIGENDVERVAKAKPDLIVVDAMDKNIKKYQKIAPTIPYTYNKYNHKEILKEIGKLTNNEDKAKKWIEEWDDKTRKDKKEIQSKIGQATASVFEPDEKQIYIYNSTWGRGLDIVHDAFGMPMTKQYKDKLQEDKKGYASISKENISKYAGDYIFLSKPSYGKFDFEKTHTWQNIEAVKKGHVISYKAEDYWFTDPITLEHLRSKLKKEILNKK; encoded by the coding sequence ATGAAAAGATTAATTGGAATTTTATTATGTAATTTATTTATTTTGACTGCGTGTTCAGCATCTGTCGATAAAACAAGTAACTCGACAAAGACTACAGACTATAAAATTGAAAATGGTGAAACACTGAAAGTACCAGAGAAACCTAAAAGAGTTGCTGTATTAACTGGATTTTATGTTGGTGATTTTATAAAGTTAGGAATCAAACCAATTGCTGTTTCAGATATAACTAAAGATTCTTCAATTTTAAAACCTTATTTAAAAGGGGTTGATTATATTGGAGAAAATGATGTTGAAAGAGTTGCTAAAGCAAAACCAGATTTAATTGTTGTAGATGCTATGGATAAAAATATAAAAAAATACCAAAAAATAGCGCCAACAATCCCATATACATACAATAAATACAATCATAAAGAAATATTAAAAGAAATAGGCAAGTTGACTAATAATGAAGATAAAGCTAAAAAATGGATTGAAGAGTGGGACGATAAAACTAGAAAAGATAAAAAAGAAATTCAAAGTAAAATTGGTCAAGCAACAGCATCTGTGTTTGAACCAGATGAAAAGCAAATATACATATATAACTCTACATGGGGTCGTGGTTTGGATATTGTTCATGATGCATTCGGTATGCCAATGACAAAGCAATATAAAGATAAATTACAAGAAGATAAAAAAGGCTATGCTTCCATTTCAAAAGAAAATATTAGTAAATATGCTGGTGATTATATATTTTTAAGTAAACCTTCGTACGGAAAATTTGATTTTGAAAAAACACATACATGGCAGAATATTGAAGCTGTAAAAAAAGGACATGTAATTTCATATAAAGCAGAAGATTATTGGTTCACAGATCCTATTACATTAGAACATTTGAGAAGTAAATTAAAAAAAGAAATTTTAAATAAAAAATAA
- a CDS encoding SdrH family protein: MSYHWFKKMLLSTSILILSSSSLGLATHTVEAKDNLNGEKPTTNLNHNITSPSVNSEMNNNETGTPHESNQTGNEGTGSNSRDANPDSNNVKPDSNNQNPSTDSKPDPNNQNSSPNPKPDPDNPKPKPDPKPDPDKPKPNPDPKPDPDNPKPNPDPKPDPDKPKPNPDPKPDPDKPKPNPNPKPDPNKPNPNPSPDPDQPGDSNHSGGSKNGGTWNPNASDGSNQGQWQPNGNQGNSQNPTGNDFVSQRFLALANGAYKYNPYILNQINKLGKDYGEVTDEDIYNIIRKQNFSGNAYLNGLQQQSNYFRFQYFNPLKSERYYRNLDEQVLALITGEIGSMPDLKKPEDKPDSKQRSFEPHEKDDFTVVKKQEDNKKSASTAYSKSWLAIVCSMMVVFSIMLFLFVKRNKKKNKNESQRR, from the coding sequence ATGTCATATCATTGGTTTAAGAAAATGTTACTTTCAACAAGTATTTTAATTTTAAGTAGTAGTAGTTTAGGGCTTGCAACGCACACAGTTGAAGCAAAGGATAACTTAAATGGAGAAAAACCAACTACTAATTTGAATCATAATATAACTTCACCATCAGTAAATAGTGAAATGAATAATAATGAGACTGGGACACCTCACGAATCAAATCAAACGGGTAATGAAGGAACAGGTTCGAATAGTCGTGATGCTAATCCTGATTCGAATAATGTGAAGCCAGACTCAAACAACCAAAACCCAAGTACAGATTCAAAACCAGACCCAAATAACCAAAACTCAAGTCCGAATCCTAAACCAGATCCAGATAACCCGAAACCAAAACCGGATCCAAAACCAGACCCAGATAAACCAAAGCCAAATCCGGATCCAAAACCAGATCCAGATAACCCGAAACCAAATCCAGATCCAAAACCAGACCCAGATAAACCAAAGCCAAATCCGGATCCAAAACCAGATCCAGATAAACCAAAGCCAAATCCGAATCCAAAACCAGACCCTAATAAGCCAAATCCTAACCCGTCACCAGATCCCGATCAACCTGGGGATTCCAATCATTCTGGTGGCTCGAAAAATGGGGGGACATGGAACCCAAATGCTTCAGATGGATCTAATCAAGGTCAATGGCAACCAAATGGGAATCAAGGAAACTCACAAAATCCTACTGGTAATGATTTTGTATCCCAACGATTTTTAGCCTTGGCAAATGGGGCTTACAAGTATAATCCGTATATTTTAAATCAAATTAATAAGTTGGGCAAAGATTATGGAGAAGTTACTGATGAAGACATTTATAATATTATTCGAAAACAAAATTTCAGCGGAAATGCATATTTAAATGGATTACAACAGCAATCGAATTACTTTAGATTCCAATATTTCAATCCATTGAAATCAGAAAGGTACTATCGTAATTTAGATGAACAAGTACTCGCATTAATTACTGGTGAAATTGGATCAATGCCAGATTTGAAAAAGCCCGAAGATAAGCCGGATTCAAAACAACGCTCATTTGAACCGCATGAAAAAGACGATTTTACAGTAGTTAAAAAACAAGAAGATAATAAGAAAAGTGCGTCAACTGCATATAGTAAAAGTTGGCTAGCAATTGTATGTTCTATGATGGTGGTATTTTCAATCATGCTATTCTTATTTGTAAAGCGAAATAAAAAGAAAAATAAAAACGAATCACAGCGACGATAA
- a CDS encoding TrkH family potassium uptake protein, with protein sequence MNKVHKPLYFYLMLFFSTTIIGALLLYLPFTGKKPISFLDALFIASSAFTVTGLSPVDIGSQFNILGEIVILLLIQIGGLGIVTVTLLTLVFLNRKISMKNRFLIMVTWNIDEPGGVIKLIKHLAIYSLVTELIGMICLCLSFIPKFGIGKGLFLSLFTSVSAFNNAGFALFKNNLIDYSSDPIVIITISILIIFGGIGHFVVIDFINCKKLSKLSLHSKLVLTTTSILIIIGAITFFLLEQFNTMQHMGLVEKIGNSFFQSVTTRTAGFNSIDIASINKSTALMLMLLMFIGGAPLSAAGGIKITTFAVAFIFVLNYIRKENNVSVFNKEISDKHIKLSIVTINISFLFISIITFILSIINPNISLIKLLFEVVSAFGTVGLSMNLTTEYHGITKIIIIFVMLCGKVGLLTLLRTFIPPKSPKNYRYTKGQIYL encoded by the coding sequence ATGAACAAAGTCCACAAACCTTTATATTTTTATTTAATGCTTTTCTTCTCTACAACTATCATAGGTGCACTTTTATTGTATTTACCTTTTACTGGTAAAAAGCCAATATCTTTTTTAGATGCCCTATTTATAGCTTCAAGTGCATTTACAGTTACTGGCTTGTCCCCAGTTGATATAGGATCACAGTTTAATATACTTGGTGAGATAGTAATACTATTATTAATTCAAATAGGTGGTCTGGGTATCGTGACCGTAACCCTATTGACACTAGTATTTTTAAATAGAAAGATATCAATGAAAAATAGATTCTTGATTATGGTTACATGGAATATTGACGAACCTGGTGGTGTTATTAAGCTAATTAAACACTTGGCTATTTATAGTTTAGTCACTGAATTAATTGGTATGATTTGTTTGTGTTTATCTTTTATACCAAAATTTGGTATAGGCAAAGGTTTATTTTTAAGCTTATTCACATCAGTATCAGCTTTTAATAATGCTGGATTTGCCCTTTTTAAGAATAACTTAATAGATTATTCTAGTGATCCAATTGTCATTATTACAATCTCAATACTCATAATATTTGGAGGTATTGGACATTTTGTCGTGATAGACTTTATTAATTGTAAAAAATTGAGTAAATTATCTTTACATTCTAAATTAGTCTTAACTACAACTAGTATCCTAATAATTATAGGAGCTATTACATTCTTTTTATTAGAACAGTTTAATACTATGCAACATATGGGACTAGTTGAAAAAATCGGAAATTCTTTTTTCCAATCAGTAACAACACGAACAGCGGGTTTTAACAGTATAGATATAGCAAGCATTAACAAATCTACCGCATTAATGTTAATGCTACTTATGTTTATTGGTGGTGCCCCTCTCAGTGCAGCTGGAGGAATTAAAATAACTACTTTTGCAGTTGCGTTTATTTTTGTACTAAATTATATACGTAAAGAAAATAATGTTTCAGTATTCAATAAAGAAATATCTGACAAACATATAAAACTATCTATTGTTACCATTAATATCTCATTTCTATTTATCAGCATCATTACTTTTATATTATCGATAATTAATCCGAACATATCATTAATCAAGTTATTATTCGAAGTGGTTTCTGCATTCGGAACAGTAGGGTTAAGTATGAACCTTACCACAGAATATCATGGTATTACTAAAATAATTATTATATTCGTTATGCTTTGCGGTAAAGTAGGACTATTAACTTTATTAAGAACATTTATACCACCAAAAAGTCCTAAAAATTACCGCTACACTAAAGGACAAATTTATCTATAA
- a CDS encoding GNAT family N-acetyltransferase: MSIITRLFNNSDFEKLNQLCKLYDDLGYPTNENDLKKRLKKITNHDDYFLLLLIKENKIIGLSGMCKMMFYEKNAEYMRILAFVIHSEFRKKGYGKRLLADSEEFSKRLNCKAITLNSGNRNERLSAHKLYSDNGYVSNTSGFTKQL, from the coding sequence ATGAGCATAATTACAAGATTGTTTAATAACAGTGATTTTGAAAAATTAAATCAACTATGTAAATTATATGATGATCTAGGTTATCCAACAAATGAGAATGATTTAAAAAAGAGACTAAAGAAAATAACGAATCATGATGATTACTTCCTACTGCTTTTGATAAAAGAAAATAAAATAATTGGTTTAAGTGGTATGTGTAAAATGATGTTTTACGAAAAAAATGCAGAGTATATGAGAATCCTTGCGTTTGTTATACATTCTGAATTTAGGAAAAAAGGTTATGGAAAGAGATTATTAGCTGATTCTGAAGAATTTTCTAAACGGTTGAATTGTAAAGCAATAACACTAAATAGTGGTAATAGAAATGAAAGACTATCTGCACATAAACTATATAGTGATAATGGGTATGTTAGCAATACATCTGGGTTTACTAAACAACTATAA
- the hld gene encoding delta-hemolysin, with protein MAQDIISTIGDLVKWIIDTVNKFTKK; from the coding sequence ATGGCACAAGATATCATTTCAACAATCGGTGACTTAGTAAAATGGATTATCGACACAGTGAACAAATTCACTAAAAAATAA
- a CDS encoding nitroreductase family protein — protein sequence MGLFKKDKKAMTFDNAMEERRSIYNLKDSISISDDELESMIAHAVKHVPSSFNSQSTRIVLLLNDNNNKFWDNTKAILKEVMGENRDFEPTEQKIDNFKHSYGTILFYEDQDVVSGLQEQMPNYYDNFAIWSTQTNAMHQFAIWTALATKGIGASLQHYNPLVDEMTSNEFNIPKSWKLIAQMPFGDIREAAGEKTFNPVEDRFVIKK from the coding sequence ATGGGCTTATTTAAAAAAGATAAAAAAGCAATGACTTTTGACAATGCAATGGAAGAAAGACGTTCAATATATAATTTGAAAGATTCGATATCAATTAGCGATGACGAATTAGAATCAATGATTGCACATGCAGTTAAACATGTTCCTTCATCATTTAATTCTCAATCAACTAGAATTGTTCTCTTGTTAAATGACAACAATAATAAATTTTGGGATAACACAAAAGCAATTTTAAAAGAAGTCATGGGAGAGAATCGTGATTTCGAGCCAACTGAACAAAAAATTGATAACTTCAAACATTCATACGGTACAATTTTGTTTTATGAAGATCAAGATGTTGTAAGTGGTTTACAAGAACAAATGCCAAACTACTATGATAATTTTGCAATATGGTCAACTCAAACAAATGCCATGCATCAATTTGCAATTTGGACTGCATTAGCTACTAAAGGCATAGGTGCTTCATTACAACACTATAATCCACTTGTTGATGAGATGACTTCAAATGAATTTAATATTCCTAAAAGTTGGAAACTTATTGCTCAAATGCCATTTGGTGATATTCGTGAAGCTGCTGGCGAAAAAACATTTAATCCAGTGGAAGATCGTTTCGTAATAAAAAAATAA
- a CDS encoding carbon-nitrogen family hydrolase encodes MKVQIYQLPIVFGDSSKNETQITQWFEKNMNAEVDVVVLPEMWNNGYDLEHLNEKADNNLGQSFSFIKHLAEKYKVDIVAGSVSNIRNNQIFNTAFSVNKSGQLINEYDKVHLVPMLREHEFLTAGEYVAEPFQLSDGTYVTQLICYDLRFPELLRYPARSGAKIAFYVAQWPMSRLQHWHSLLKARAIENNMFVIGTNSTGFDGNTEYAGHSIVINPNGDLVGELNESADILTVDLNLNEVEQQRENIPVFKSIKLDLYK; translated from the coding sequence ATGAAAGTCCAAATTTATCAATTACCGATTGTTTTTGGAGATAGTTCTAAAAATGAAACTCAAATAACGCAATGGTTCGAAAAAAATATGAATGCTGAAGTAGATGTAGTCGTTTTACCTGAAATGTGGAATAATGGCTATGATTTAGAGCATTTAAATGAAAAAGCAGATAATAATCTAGGACAAAGTTTTTCATTTATTAAACATTTAGCTGAAAAATATAAAGTCGATATCGTAGCTGGGTCAGTTTCTAACATTAGAAACAATCAAATATTTAATACAGCTTTTAGTGTGAATAAAAGTGGCCAGCTGATTAATGAATACGACAAAGTTCATTTAGTTCCTATGTTAAGAGAGCATGAATTTTTAACCGCTGGCGAATACGTAGCTGAACCCTTTCAATTGTCTGACGGTACTTATGTGACCCAACTTATCTGTTATGATTTACGTTTTCCAGAATTATTAAGATATCCTGCTCGTAGTGGTGCTAAAATTGCATTTTATGTGGCGCAATGGCCTATGTCACGTCTTCAACATTGGCATTCATTACTAAAGGCACGTGCAATTGAAAATAATATGTTTGTCATTGGAACTAATAGCACTGGATTCGATGGTAACACAGAATATGCTGGTCATTCGATAGTTATAAACCCAAATGGAGATTTAGTTGGAGAATTAAATGAATCCGCAGATATTTTGACTGTAGATTTAAACTTAAATGAAGTAGAACAGCAACGCGAAAATATACCTGTATTTAAAAGTATTAAATTAGATTTGTATAAATAA
- the mroQ gene encoding CPBP family intramembrane glutamic endopeptidase MroQ: MTRLWASLLTVIIYILSQFLPLLIVKKLPFVQYSGIELTKAVIYIQLVLFLIAATTIILINLKIKNPTKLELEVKEPKKYIIPWALLGFALVMIYQMVVSIVLTQIYGGQQVSPNTEKLIIIARKIPIFIFFVSIIGPLLEEYVFRKVIFGELFNAIKGNRIVAFIIATTVSSLIFALAHNDFKFIPVYFGMGVIFSLAYVWTKRLAVPIIIHMLQNGFVVIFQLLNPEALKKATEQANFIYHIFIP; encoded by the coding sequence ATGACAAGATTATGGGCATCATTGCTAACTGTTATTATTTATATATTGTCTCAATTTTTACCGCTTCTCATTGTAAAAAAATTACCATTTGTACAATATAGTGGCATAGAACTGACTAAAGCAGTCATTTACATACAACTTGTTCTATTTTTAATCGCCGCCACGACGATTATTTTAATTAATTTAAAAATTAAAAATCCAACAAAATTAGAATTAGAAGTTAAAGAACCTAAAAAATATATCATTCCATGGGCATTGCTTGGATTTGCATTGGTAATGATTTATCAAATGGTAGTGAGCATTGTATTAACGCAAATTTATGGTGGACAACAAGTAAGTCCTAATACAGAAAAGCTAATTATTATTGCTCGAAAAATACCTATATTTATCTTCTTTGTATCTATTATTGGTCCTTTATTAGAAGAATATGTATTCAGAAAAGTAATCTTTGGAGAATTATTTAATGCGATTAAAGGTAATCGTATCGTGGCATTTATTATTGCTACAACAGTAAGTTCATTAATATTTGCATTAGCACATAATGATTTCAAATTTATTCCAGTTTATTTTGGTATGGGTGTCATTTTTTCATTAGCATATGTTTGGACAAAACGGCTTGCTGTTCCAATTATTATCCATATGTTACAAAACGGATTTGTCGTTATATTCCAATTACTTAATCCTGAGGCTTTGAAAAAAGCCACGGAACAAGCGAATTTTATATATCACATTTTTATTCCATAA
- a CDS encoding LuxR C-terminal-related transcriptional regulator yields the protein MTDDNVNDHIIKNHIEMIVDRLATDKEFYIFDSLIQGLSYQDISSALDCSEQSVILWYETILDKIVGVIK from the coding sequence ATGACAGACGATAATGTCAATGATCATATTATAAAGAATCACATAGAAATGATTGTTGACAGATTAGCGACCGATAAAGAGTTTTATATTTTTGACTCCCTTATACAAGGACTTAGTTATCAAGATATTAGTAGTGCCTTAGATTGTTCAGAACAATCTGTAATATTATGGTATGAAACCATATTAGATAAAATTGTGGGGGTGATAAAATGA
- a CDS encoding terminase small subunit, protein MSELTAKQARFVNEYIRTLNVTQSAIKAGYNANSAHVTACRLLKKPHIKQYIQEQKDKIIDENVLTAKELLHVLTNAAVGDETETKEVVVKRGEYKENPQSGKVQLVYNEHVELIEVPIKPSDRLKARDMLGKYHKLFTDKHDINGNVPIFINIGEWDGGDEGLDKAVKDVSNDNPNHTVIVDDIPLEDYESIRFL, encoded by the coding sequence ATGAGTGAGTTAACTGCAAAGCAAGCACGTTTTGTGAATGAGTATATTAGAACACTGAATGTAACACAAAGTGCCATAAAAGCAGGATATAACGCAAATAGCGCACATGTGACAGCGTGTAGGTTATTGAAAAAGCCGCACATCAAGCAATATATACAAGAACAAAAAGATAAGATTATAGATGAGAATGTATTAACCGCAAAAGAGTTATTACATGTGCTAACGAATGCGGCAGTCGGTGATGAAACAGAAACGAAAGAAGTTGTAGTCAAGCGTGGAGAATATAAAGAAAATCCACAAAGTGGCAAAGTACAATTAGTCTATAATGAACATGTTGAACTGATAGAGGTACCAATAAAACCTAGTGATCGTTTAAAAGCTCGTGATATGTTGGGTAAATATCATAAATTATTTACAGATAAGCATGATATAAACGGTAATGTACCTATATTCATTAATATTGGTGAATGGGACGGAGGTGATGAGGGGTTAGATAAGGCAGTGAAAGATGTATCTAACGATAATCCTAATCATACTGTGATTGTGGATGATATACCGTTAGAAGATTATGAGTCAATTAGGTTTTTATAA
- a CDS encoding ArgE/DapE family deacylase: protein MTTFSEKEKIQLLADIVELQTENNNEIDVCNYLTDLFDKYDIKSEILKVNEHRANIVAEIGNGSPILALSGHMDVVDAGNQDNWSYPPFQLTEKDGKLYGRGTTDMKGGLMALVVSLIELKEQNELPHGTIRLLATAGEEKEQEGAKLLADKGYLDDVDGLIIAEPTGSGIYYAHKGSMSCKVTATGKAVHSSVPFIGDNAIDTLLEFYNLFKEKYSELKQQDTKHELDVAPMFKSLIGKEISEEDANYASGLTAVCSIINGGKQFNSVPDEASLEFNVRPVPEYDNDFIESFFQNIINDVDSNKLSLDIPSNHRPVTSDKNSKLITTIKDVASSYVEQDEIFVSALVGATDASSFLGDNKDNVDLAIFGPGNPLMAHQIDEYIEKDMYLKYIDIFKEASIQYLKEK from the coding sequence ATGACAACTTTTAGTGAAAAAGAAAAAATTCAATTACTAGCAGATATTGTTGAACTACAAACTGAAAATAATAATGAAATAGACGTTTGTAATTATTTAACAGATTTATTCGACAAGTACGATATTAAATCTGAAATTTTGAAAGTTAATGAACACCGCGCCAATATCGTTGCAGAAATCGGTAACGGCTCACCTATACTCGCATTGAGTGGTCATATGGATGTTGTTGATGCAGGAAATCAAGATAATTGGTCATATCCCCCTTTTCAACTGACAGAAAAAGATGGCAAATTATATGGCCGAGGCACTACAGATATGAAAGGCGGTTTAATGGCTTTGGTCGTATCTCTAATCGAATTAAAAGAACAAAATGAATTGCCTCATGGAACGATTAGATTACTGGCTACTGCTGGCGAAGAGAAAGAACAAGAAGGTGCCAAATTATTAGCTGATAAAGGCTATTTAGACGATGTCGATGGCTTAATTATTGCTGAACCAACTGGATCTGGAATTTATTATGCACATAAGGGGTCTATGTCATGTAAAGTAACTGCAACTGGTAAAGCTGTCCATAGCTCAGTTCCATTTATTGGTGACAATGCAATTGATACACTGCTTGAATTTTATAATCTATTTAAAGAAAAATATTCAGAGCTTAAACAACAAGATACTAAACATGAATTAGATGTTGCGCCTATGTTCAAATCATTGATTGGAAAAGAAATTTCTGAAGAGGATGCAAATTATGCATCTGGTCTTACAGCTGTATGTTCGATTATAAATGGCGGCAAACAATTTAACTCTGTACCAGATGAAGCTTCACTTGAATTTAACGTAAGACCAGTTCCTGAGTATGATAACGACTTTATAGAATCGTTTTTCCAAAATATCATTAATGATGTGGATAGCAATAAGCTTTCACTCGATATTCCAAGCAATCACCGACCTGTAACAAGCGATAAAAATAGCAAATTAATTACTACGATTAAAGATGTAGCTTCTAGTTATGTAGAACAAGACGAAATATTTGTTTCAGCGCTTGTAGGTGCAACAGATGCCTCTAGTTTCTTAGGAGATAATAAGGACAATGTTGATTTAGCCATTTTTGGACCAGGTAATCCATTAATGGCACATCAAATCGATGAATATATTGAAAAAGATATGTATCTGAAATATATTGATATTTTTAAAGAGGCTTCCATTCAATATTTAAAAGAAAAATAA
- the groL gene encoding chaperonin GroEL (60 kDa chaperone family; promotes refolding of misfolded polypeptides especially under stressful conditions; forms two stacked rings of heptamers to form a barrel-shaped 14mer; ends can be capped by GroES; misfolded proteins enter the barrel where they are refolded when GroES binds) translates to MVKQLKFSEDARQAMLRGVDQLANAVKVTIGPKGRNVVLDKEFTAPLITNDGVTIAKEIELEDPYENMGAKLVQEVANKTNEIAGDGTTTATVLAQAMIQEGLKNVTSGANPVGLRQGIDKAVKVAVEALHENSQKVENKNEIAQVGAISAADEEIGRYISEAMEKVGNDGVITIEESNGLNTELEVVEGMQFDRGYQSPYMVTDSDKMVAELERPYILVTDKKISSFQDILPLLEQVVQSNRPILIVADEVEGDALTNIVLNRMRGTFTAVAVKAPGFGDRRKAMLEDLAILTGAQVITDDLGLDLKDASIDMLGTASKVEVTKDNTTVVDGDGDENSIDARVSQLKSQIEETESDFDREKLQERLAKLAGGVAVIKVGAASETELKERKLRIEDALNSTRAAVEEGIVAGGGTALVNVYQKVSEIEAEGDIETGVNIVLKALTAPVRQIAENAGLEGSVIVERLKNAEPGVGFNAATNEWVNMLEEGIVDPTKVTRSALQHAASVAAMFLTTEAVVASIPEKNNDQPNMGGMPGMM, encoded by the coding sequence ATGGTTAAACAATTGAAATTCTCTGAAGATGCACGTCAAGCAATGTTACGTGGTGTTGACCAACTTGCAAATGCAGTTAAAGTAACGATTGGTCCTAAAGGACGTAATGTTGTATTAGATAAAGAGTTTACAGCACCTTTAATTACGAATGATGGTGTGACGATTGCTAAAGAAATCGAATTAGAAGATCCATATGAAAATATGGGGGCTAAACTAGTTCAAGAAGTCGCAAATAAGACAAATGAAATTGCTGGTGACGGTACGACAACTGCAACAGTATTAGCTCAAGCAATGATTCAAGAAGGCTTGAAAAATGTTACAAGTGGTGCGAACCCAGTTGGTTTACGACAAGGTATCGACAAAGCAGTTAAAGTTGCTGTTGAAGCGTTACATGAAAATTCTCAAAAAGTTGAAAATAAAAATGAAATTGCGCAAGTAGGTGCGATTTCAGCAGCAGATGAAGAAATTGGACGTTATATTTCTGAAGCTATGGAAAAAGTAGGTAACGATGGTGTCATTACAATTGAAGAATCAAATGGACTAAACACTGAACTAGAAGTGGTTGAAGGTATGCAATTTGATCGTGGTTATCAATCACCGTATATGGTTACTGATTCAGATAAAATGGTTGCTGAATTAGAACGCCCATACATTTTAGTAACAGATAAGAAAATCTCGTCTTTCCAAGATATCTTACCTTTATTAGAACAAGTGGTTCAATCTAATCGTCCAATCTTAATTGTAGCTGATGAAGTTGAAGGCGATGCATTAACAAATATCGTGCTAAACCGTATGCGTGGCACATTTACAGCTGTTGCAGTAAAAGCACCTGGTTTTGGTGATCGTAGAAAAGCGATGCTTGAAGATTTAGCTATTTTAACTGGTGCGCAAGTGATTACTGATGATTTAGGCTTAGATTTAAAAGATGCATCAATTGATATGTTAGGTACTGCAAGTAAAGTAGAAGTAACTAAAGATAATACCACTGTTGTTGATGGTGACGGTGACGAAAACAGCATTGATGCACGTGTTAGCCAATTGAAATCTCAAATTGAAGAAACTGAATCTGACTTTGATCGTGAAAAATTACAAGAGCGCTTAGCTAAATTAGCAGGTGGTGTTGCAGTTATCAAAGTAGGTGCAGCAAGTGAAACAGAGCTTAAAGAACGTAAATTACGTATTGAAGATGCATTAAATTCTACACGTGCAGCAGTTGAAGAAGGTATTGTTGCAGGTGGTGGTACTGCATTAGTAAATGTTTACCAAAAAGTAAGTGAAATTGAAGCTGAAGGTGACATTGAAACAGGTGTAAATATTGTACTTAAAGCATTAACTGCACCAGTTCGTCAAATTGCTGAAAATGCAGGATTAGAAGGTTCTGTTATTGTAGAACGTTTGAAAAACGCAGAGCCGGGTGTTGGTTTTAACGCTGCTACAAACGAGTGGGTTAATATGTTAGAAGAAGGTATCGTTGATCCAACTAAAGTAACACGCTCAGCATTACAACATGCTGCAAGTGTTGCAGCAATGTTCTTAACGACTGAAGCGGTTGTAGCATCAATTCCAGAAAAAAATAATGACCAACCTAACATGGGTGGCATGCCAGGAATGATGTAA
- the groES gene encoding co-chaperone GroES — MLKPIGNRVIIEKKEQEQTTKSGIVLTDSAKEKSNEGVIVAVGTGRLLNDGTRVTPEVKEGDRVVFQQYAGTEVKRDNETYLVLNEEDILAVIE, encoded by the coding sequence ATGCTAAAACCAATTGGAAATCGTGTGATTATTGAGAAAAAAGAACAAGAACAAACAACTAAAAGTGGTATTGTTTTAACTGATAGTGCTAAAGAAAAATCAAACGAAGGCGTTATCGTTGCAGTAGGAACTGGACGCCTATTAAATGATGGTACAAGAGTGACTCCTGAAGTGAAAGAAGGGGACCGTGTCGTGTTCCAACAATATGCTGGTACAGAAGTTAAACGAGATAATGAAACATATCTGGTATTAAATGAAGAAGATATTTTAGCAGTTATTGAATAA